The Leptodactylus fuscus isolate aLepFus1 chromosome 5, aLepFus1.hap2, whole genome shotgun sequence genome segment ccccaatatattctttgaattcccagtcagaaactggcactgtataccagtagtaaaaattgtgggtgcacgtaaccccaatatattctttgaattaccagtcagaaactggcactatatggcagtagcaagaaatgagggtatttgtaaccccaatatattctttgaattcccagtcagaaactggcactgtataccagtagtaaaaattgtgggtgcacgtaaccccaatatattctttgaattaccagtcagaaactggcactatatggcagtagcaagaaatgagggtatttgtaaccccaatatattctttgaattcccagtcagaaactggcactgtataccagtagtaaaaattgtgggtgcacgtaaccccaatatattctttgaattcccagtcagacaatggcactatataccagtagcaagaaatgagggtatttataaccccaatatattctttgaattcccagtcagaaactggcactgtataccagtagtaaaaattgtgggtgcacgtaaccccaatatattctttgaattcccagtcagacaatggcactatataccagtagcaagaaatgagggtatttataaccccaatatattctttgaattaccagtcagaaactggcactatatggcagtagcaagaaatgagggtatttgtaaccccaatatattctttgaattcccagtcagaaactggcactgtataccagtagtaaaaattgtgggtgcacgtaaccccaatatattctttgaattaccagtcagaaactggcactatatggcagtagcaagaaatgagggtatttgtaaccccaatatattctttgaattcccagtcagaaactggcactgtataccagtagtaaaaattgtgggtgcacgtaaccccaatatattctttgaattcccagtcagacaatggcactatatggcagtagcaaaaatagtgggtgtatatagccccaattctattgctaggggacttgcagggtatttctggggtgaaggtgggggggcacaccgttggaacgggtatcgggggtatatatcgggtatacgggaatacactgacagtgtattccattcaggatcctgggaaagctgggttgcggcgattgagcccgtcagtgccacgttacactgacaagcttctccctggaatttagctcttacaagagctgttgtggttgtcttctccttcctatcctagcctgtccctgcctacccagaatctaagccctagctagctggacggaaacctccgtcctcggtgaattgcaagctcagaatgacgcgaacctgggcggcgctgttcttttaaattagaggtcacatgttttcggcagccaatgggttttgcctacttttctcaacgtcaccggtgtcgtagttcctgtcccacctaccctgcgctgttattggagcaaaaaaggcgccagggaaggtgggaggggaatcgagtaatggcgcactttaccatgcggtgttcgattcgattcgaacatgccgaacagcctaatatccgatcgaacatgagttcgatagaacactgttcgctcatctctacccaggaCGTTGCAGCGCAGGTGGCGTGATGATGTCTCTGCATCATGCCTCCTGTGTCACTACTACAGGGAGAGTCTTCGGTAGGTTAGTACAAGATTTAGTGTTTTCTGGTAAAGGAAAGGGATCTAATACAGgagaaactattatttatagtggGAAAACTATTAACTAAAAAGGGGCTAGTGTTTATAATGGAGGAACTATTAtacataaggggcactattatagGGGAGAAATTATATATAACTATTGTAAGGGGGAATAattatatagatttatatttatataattatatagaggGAAGGGGAAGTTAAATGGAGGAGACATATATAAAGGGGCTAATATTTATAATGCAGGAACTATTTTATATAAGAAATgctattataagagaggaattaTCATATTTAAGGAGCACTATTATAAGATGGGACCGTTATATATAAGGGGTGCTACTGTAGGAgtagaactattatatataaggctgGCTGTTGTAaaggggagactgttatatataaggggctattgtatataagggaggaactgtcatatactgtataaggtgGTGTCTGTTACTCATAAACGGGGAACTGTTATTCATAAGGGAGAGACTATTATAtatataaggggctattataggagaagaactattatactgtatataaggtggATTGTTATAAGAGAGCTATTATGTATAAGGGAAGAACTATTTATAAGAGGCCTATAATGAGGGGCAACTATTATAATGTGGTCtcttttatttaaagaggacctttcacctcctggggaccatgcggtgtaatacaccactagaaagccgacagtgcgctgaattcagcacactactggctttcccattctgtgcccccagtgaagagttatcagtgccattaccgtagctcttcactgtcagaaggtacattcctgattgactgtcagaaacgcccttatgacagtgaagagctacgataccggcaccaatagctcttcacccggggcacagaacgggaaagtcaatagtgcactgaattcagtgcactgtcagctttcttttggtgtattaaaccgcatggtCCCCAGGAGGTGAAATGTCCTATTttagagggaaacgttataaggagggtattgttaaaggggctatttataagggggaactattatctATAAGTGGGTATTATTATTAagagggctattatttataagaggcctaatattgataatgtggactattattttataaggtgaactattatttatgagggaggctattactgataagggggaactattactgatatagggcactgtttataagtaggggctatttataaggaggtgcTATAATAACATGAGGGGGTGCGAAAATCTTTTAGGcggtacaaaggtggttatttgaattCTGTGTGGGCATAAGAggaggtggttgttactgttgtGGAGGTATAAAGgggcattattaaaggggcttccaCTGGAAATATACTGTAATTGCGTTGTTGGACCTAGCAAGTCCTAGCATGCCTACTTGCTCTTCCTTTCCTGGAGCtaccaatagaagtgaatggagtattcCAGGAATTGAAGTATCACAGCAGCTGGAATACCAAAGCTTGCTGATCTCTGGTTTATAAGCTCTACAGAGAATTCCTGCATTTTAGTATATTGTGTAGTTAAGGGGTCTGTTTCCTGTACCCACACTCATTCATAAAAAGGTATGGACTGTAATGCACCAGAAGGTAAGCATCAGAATCTCCAACAACTTTCATCTTTAAAAACACACCTCAGCCCCACCGACTGGAAGTACAATGTGACAAGATATTACCCATTAACATGGTTACTATGTTCTAAGAGTCAATGGTTACACCAACACATGGATGTTCCGTGATGTTACCTTTTGACAACTTCTCACATCCCCTCCCATATATTAGTAATATATTCTGGAATATTCTTTTAGTAAACTGTTTTAAAACCTATTTGTATGGGACTATAGCTATAATCACTAGACACATCTCATACATCACAACCATATACTATAACCCATTCTcaaagcattatatatatattttacttttgCATAATTCTGGCACAAATTGCGTCAAACAGTGGAGTACATGCTATGCACCATCTTTAATATGTGTAGACAATATTTTGCACCTTCCGCAACAGATTTGAAAGTCTTGAAAATTGGACAAAGTTAAGAGGCCATAAAATGCATATGTAAACTATAAACTTTGTGATTTGTGGCAAATTTATAATTGCATTCATCATTTTGATAGATCTAATGTTCAGAAACAGCACCGCTCCTGCCATTGACTGtgtctgtgtctggtattgcagcaaccTGAATCAGTATTATCAGCTATTCCAGATATATCCCACAAACATGgtcctattttattttttaaagggaaaCCTCGATTTAACTCTTACTATTCCACGCTATCCCTGGTACCCTCTGTATTGCCTTTTGCACATGCACATGCACTTTCAGATACATCCTTCTTAATTATATTCTTGAAAGAAAAAGATCATTAATATAAAACCCCCCTAATGTTTAAGAATGAAGAAATATAGGAAACCTTTTTACATGAACGCATTTGTGTCCTGTAGTTATACAAAGTCACTGGATCAGTTATATCCCAACTAGGTTCCTTACACCTACTGGATGTAAAATCTTTATGCACAAGCTTCTGGAAGGCTCCTTATGAAAGAAGACTTTACAAAACAGAGCAGGTCTTTATTTTTTATCTTCACAAGTGTGCAAACAGAGAGGCTAACAGAACAGAACAAAATGCAGAGCAGATGCTGTACATCATTTTACCAGTGTAAAAGTCATGGTCACCCACATTCATTCTTTCCAGTTTCTGTGTTGGTGCTCAGCTTGGTCACTTCTGCACATTGTCTTTGGATTGTTTTTCTATAAACACTTTAGAAGGAAGAAGTTGCAGACAGCACCTCTGGGGCAATTACATAATTTCCCAATTCTGGAAGCTTTCCTGACTGCACATTGCTCCCCTACGTCACACTGGAAAACAAGGATTTACAATGATCAAGGAATAATTCATTGAACAAGTACAAGCAATATTTGCAATATGCAAAGATAATATCCAGGCAGTAGACTCTGTCTTTGATATGTATGTTCCCTTTAATGTATCTTTACCaatgataaaatatgtatatataaaaaagaaatataGATATTTATGCCATATAATGTGTGGCTCTGCGGAGATATTGCATATAAATCCATTAATTAAGCACAGTAAAATTCCCACCATCTTTCTACAAAGTCCCTTTAAAAGCAATGGTGAAGCTAAAATACAAAAGACATGTAAAACATGTAAAAGACATATATAAAACATGTACTGTAGTATTCCAAATGCAGTCATCTTACCACAGGAACCTGTCCAAATTTCTTTTCCCATGAAGGTACGCGTTTACTCTGTAACTTCTCCAAGACTTCCTGCAGAGCTCCCAGCTACAAAATACATATTAATATCCAGTAAACATCCATAAAACAAAAGCAGCTATAAATACATAAGACGCATCAATAGTTAGTAACAAAAGTAGTTACAAATATAATAAGATAGAGAGAAATGCCATGCAGCTTACAACCTAAAAAGACCttcagtatatgtatgtataacatacagtataacaataAGTTCATAACCATAGCTAGCTTTCACTGACATATCAGCTGCTGTAACACTATAATTGTTTGGGGAGAATTGCAATGAACAGTGCAGTGATATATAAAAGTAATAGTATTATACCTGCAAAGCCTGCAGTTGAAGCTTACATAAACTGTGGAATGCTAGGCATTATACTTAGACACCATGCATACAATATAGAAAGAGGATAAAAGAAGTCAGAAGTGGAGTTTACACAACCTGTGGAGCCCTCCTGACTAGTACAGAGCAGCTCTGCTATAATAACACATGCTCTGGGATTGCAGGAATCACTCACCAACTCTTTCTCACTAGATGGAATAGCATCTTTGGGGTAGAAGTCTCGCAGAGCCCTGGTCTCCAGATCTGAGCTGTCCTCCTGGCCATACACAGCACTTATGACAAGGAGCAGTAAGCAGCTGCCCAGGGTAATGAGGCGCAGTCTGGagctgctgtccatggtgctgatctCCAGCTCTAGCCTGTGCAGGATGAATGGTGCTGGCACCCAGTGGTCGGGGGCACTGCCTTGGCTTTCTAATGAGTGGAAAGCTCTGTATTTATCTCTTCCACAGGGATGTATGTTGTTATTTTATTTGATGAACTCCTCCCATTGTGACGCCAATGAGCAGTgtgggggtgaagcagtcagctCCTGACATGGGTGAGCCTTTGTTAAGACATCAATCAAAGCTCCCCAGGCTATGCTGACATGGCACAGAGGGCATAGAAGACTTATGTTTCCTCTGCTATACTTCAAACCAATTTAATATTACTTTGACAGTTTCATTCATTCCTCTTTCTTCAGCCTGGGTGTAAACAATTCTCTTCTAACATCACGTTTAAGGAAATGTTCTGCCTGCAGGCACTTGGAAATTTAGATTTTAATATGGGTGAAAATTTTTGTATTTAATCATATGTACTAATATATTAGAGCCTCAGGTGTTTTGCTGTATTTTAATGTTGCGAGATAATTGATTTTTCTAATAAGCAATGTGGGATGTGGAAACAGAATTCTGCTTTTTGCATCTGTATCTCTTTTTGTGCTAGAAGTCCCAGCATATTTTTCACATAAAATTATAAAGATTGCAATCCCCATATTCTAATGTGTGTAGTGCGTTATGGATGAATTAAGACTGAAATATCAAAGATGGAAAGCTGCTGTTCACACTTCTCACTATGTACTAAGTGATGACTTCTAGGAGCTGGATTGCAGAACACAAGGGTTAAGCTGGTGCATGCAATTGATCTGGTGTCTCTACCAGTGTAAATATCTCTAAGGATATATTGCAGAGATTTCTTCCATACATACTACACCTTTCTGCTTAATTTTAACATCACACATATTGTAACAAAGAGTTGAAggctatatgtgtcctataatcTAGTAACTCACAGAATCCTTTGCATATGCTGTACCACATATAGTGTAATACAACACTAATGTAACCCTAATAAAAAAGACGTCACTGAGTAAGCATCGCAGTAGTGCTTATATGAATTAGATTaataggattaaaggggttttctaggatcaTGATATTGATAATTTATCCTTAGGACTAGCCATCAAGATCAGATCAGTGAGAGTCAGACTGTCGGTACCTCAGTAGTCAGGTGTCTCAAGGGGCTGTGGTGCCATGCATGTTTTTTTCTACATAGGTTTCATACCTCAGTTTACATGCACTCAGTCTTGTTTCTAGTAATGGTGCAAGGAATTGCAGCTTTGTATTAAAATCAGTGGGATGATTTGCAgaaagcagcctgtaatagaagttaaTGCCAGAAAGGCCTGGTAGCCTTCAATAGGGAACTGGCGATCCTTCCCAATGCCCCatcaggaaaatggcgccttggtcagctttgtcCGAGATGGTGGGGTCCTTAATGCCCACAGTCAGTGCCTACCCAGTTCCTgagcggccaccatatttaaatatcaGGAAATGGGTTAATTAGACAGAGAAATGGAAAaattgcagcctcttcaaactgctgatcggTACGGGTTGTAAGAGCTGAAACCCAGTTAATTTGGTATGGCCTACCCTGGTCTTGAGAAACCAGTGTGATACAATTaagatatattttttaaagtggATTTTCTATTAAGTCTGAGCTTTTTTGCTAGAGTACTCAGTTCTATACAGTTAAGTGCGGAACCATGTAAAGCCAATTAAACTTGATGCTGTCTTCTTGCTTAGCTTCCATAGCTACTATCATTTAAAAAAGTAGAAGAAATAAATTATAGAGATGGAGAATAATAAAATTTCCACTTTGGAGGTTTAGTCATTGAAGTTGCATGGTATTTGTCCGTAATTGCCCTAGAAAACATAGATACATTTAAAAGGATATATAAACCAACTTGCTGATGGATTCACCTATCAATAGTAATACAAATAGTACTAATAAACATTGGGCACTGCTAGAAACCTTTTGTAATTCAAACAGTGAAGGATAAGACATGAATTCATTCTGAATGCTTCTTTATTATGCACTCCATTCAGTGGATatagaacacttttttttttgttttggggggAGGGTAGCCATGTTTACTCGCAACTCTAAAGACACATAACATAGCATTAAAACTTTGAGGATTTAGGAATTCACATTCATAAGCAAAGACAGAATTAGCACCTCCTAACACTGAAATAAATGGATACGTACATGTCTGCTGTCAAGGCGAttcaaaagcaaacaaactcaaAGTTGTAGTACTACCCTGCAGAAGAACTTACAGTGATTATACATATAAGGATCTTAGAACATACTTTATGATCAAATAGTGTGGGCCTACCTGCAATGACAAGGTGAACTCACTCAGATGAATCCCTACACTACTAAAAAGGGCAAATGCAAAATAGGAAACTCACATTTTATATGAGAGTAAGAACCCGACATACTCAGGTAT includes the following:
- the LOC142204864 gene encoding cocaine- and amphetamine-regulated transcript protein-like, producing MDSSSRLRLITLGSCLLLLVISAVYGQEDSSDLETRALRDFYPKDAIPSSEKELLGALQEVLEKLQSKRVPSWEKKFGQVPVCDVGEQCAVRKASRIGKLCNCPRGAVCNFFLLKCL